From a region of the Ovis aries strain OAR_USU_Benz2616 breed Rambouillet chromosome 2, ARS-UI_Ramb_v3.0, whole genome shotgun sequence genome:
- the LOC101111001 gene encoding LOW QUALITY PROTEIN: histone-lysine N-methyltransferase KMT5B-like (The sequence of the model RefSeq protein was modified relative to this genomic sequence to represent the inferred CDS: substituted 1 base at 1 genomic stop codon): MPVGMKWLGESKNMVVNGRRHGGKLSDDHQQNQAKLQHTGKDSVKAGRNAGERRSSRCNGNSGFEGQSRYVPSSGMSAKELCENDDLATSLVLDPYLGFQTHKMNTSAFPPRSSRHFSKSDSFSHNNPVRFRSIKGRQEELKEVIERFKKDEHLEKAFKCLTSGEWARHYFLNKNKMQEKLFKERVFIYLRMLATDSGFEILPCNRYSSEQNGAKIVATKEWKRNDKIELLVGCIAKLSEIEENMLLRHGENDFSVMYSTRKNCAQLWLGPAVFINHDCRPNCKFVSTGXDTACVKALRDIEPGEEISCYYGDGFFGENNEFCECYTCERRGTGAFKSRVGLPAAAPVINSKYGLRKTDKRLNRLKKLGDSSKNSDSQSVSSNTDADTTQEKTIQGHLMFDRKLSWCEFLCSGGVRCARRQREDGAAARGHLRVPLWPVC, translated from the coding sequence ATGCCTGTGGGTATGAAGTGGTTGGGagaatccaagaacatggtggtGAATGGCAGGAGACATGGAGGCAAGTTGTCTGACGACCATCAGCAGAATCAAGCAAAATTACAGCACACGGGGAAGGACAGCGTGAAGGCTGGCAGAAACGCAGGCGAGAGGAGGTCGAGCAGATGTAATGGGAATTCAGGCTTTGAAGGACAGAGTCGATATGTACCATCTTCTGGAATGTCTGCCAAGGAACTCTGTGAAAATGATGACCTAGCAACCAGTTTGGTTCTCGATCCCTATTTAGGTTTTCAAACACACAAAATGAATACTAGCGCCTTTCCTCCGAGGAGCTCAAGGCATTTTTCAAAATCTGACAGTttttctcacaacaaccctgtaagATTTCGGTCTATTAAAGGAAGGCAGGAAGAACTCAAAGAAGTAATTGAACGTTTTAAGAAAGATGAGCACTTGGAGAAAGCCTTCAAATGTCTGACTTCAGGAGAATGGGCACGGCACTATTTTCTCAACAAGAACAAAATGCAGGAGAAATTATTCAAGGAacgtgtatttatttatttgcgaATGCTTGCAACTGACAGTGGATTTGAAATATTGCCTTGTAATAGATACTCTTCAGAACAAAATGGAGCCAAGATAGTTGCAACCAAAGAGTGGAAACGAAATGACAAAATAGAATTACTGGTGGGTTGTATTGCCAAACTTTCAGAAATTGAGGAGAACATGCTGCTTAGACATGGAGAAAACGACTTCAGTGTCATGTATTCCACAAGGAAAAACTGTGCTCAGCTCTGGCTTGGTCCTGCTGTGTTTATAAACCATGATTGCAGACCTAACTGTAAGTTTGTGTCAACTGGTTGAGATACAGCATGTGTGAAGGCCCTAAGAGATATTGAACCTGGAGAAGAAATTTCTTGTTATTATGGAGATGGGTTTTTTGGAGAAAACAATGAATTCTGCGAGTGTTACACTTGTGAAAGACGAGGAACTGGTGCTTTTAAATCCAGAGTGGGACTGCCTGCGGCTGCTCCTGTTATCAATAGCAAATACGGACTCAGAAAAACAGATAAACGTTTAAATAGGCTTAAAAAGTTAGGTGACAGCAGCAAAAATTCAGACAGTCAATCCGTCAGCTCAAACACTGATGCAGATACCACTCAGGAAAAAACAATACAAGGTCATCTTATGTTTGACAGAAAGCTTTCCTGGTGTGAGTTTCTCTGTAGCGGTGGTGTTAGGTGTGCAAGAAGACAGAGAGAGGACGGGGCCGCGGCCCGCGGGCACTTGCGTGTCCCGCTCTGGCCAGTCTGTTAG